One segment of Gammaproteobacteria bacterium DNA contains the following:
- a CDS encoding Crp/Fnr family transcriptional regulator produces MTIAADSLANNRSGSAEAVLSQVPRSDRDTVVSPALCEQLFRGLSEDDISAITERVIRRSFPRNTTVLYEDEETDALYIILKGKVKVTKRSVNGKEAVITILSAGDYFGEMALIDEGHRSSNVVTKEKCEICFVRRCDVYPVLMRNPRFMMNLMLGLSRRLREASSKIACLAMEDVYGRIAQLLRESAVEQGGTRVIQEKLSRQEIADRVGSSREMASRIVNDLLRGGYISEEGGKIRINRKLPNRW; encoded by the coding sequence ATGACGATTGCCGCTGACAGTCTCGCCAACAACCGGTCCGGCTCCGCGGAAGCCGTCCTGTCACAAGTTCCTCGATCCGATCGGGATACGGTCGTATCGCCTGCGCTCTGTGAACAGCTCTTCCGGGGCCTCAGTGAAGACGACATTTCGGCGATCACCGAACGGGTGATCCGGCGTTCCTTTCCTCGCAACACGACCGTGCTCTACGAGGATGAGGAAACCGACGCCCTCTATATCATCCTCAAGGGCAAGGTGAAGGTCACCAAACGCTCCGTCAACGGCAAGGAGGCGGTCATCACGATCCTTTCGGCCGGTGACTACTTCGGCGAAATGGCGCTGATCGACGAGGGACACCGTTCGTCCAACGTCGTCACCAAGGAGAAGTGCGAGATCTGTTTCGTCCGCAGGTGTGACGTCTACCCTGTGCTCATGCGCAACCCCCGCTTCATGATGAACCTGATGCTGGGTCTCTCCCGCCGCCTGAGAGAGGCTTCGTCGAAAATCGCCTGTCTGGCCATGGAGGACGTCTACGGGCGTATCGCCCAGCTCCTGCGTGAGTCCGCGGTAGAACAGGGCGGAACGCGGGTGATCCAGGAAAAACTCAGTCGCCAGGAGATCGCGGACCGGGTCGGTTCCTCCCGGGAGATGGCCAGCCGGATCGTCAACGATCTCCTGAGGGGCGGATACATCAGCGAGGAAGGGGGCAAGATCCGGATCAATCGGAAACTGCCGAACCGCTGGTAG
- a CDS encoding ABC transporter permease, with the protein MHWTHSLQSILALAVKEFLALLLDKRSRIVLIGPPIAQLLVFGYAATFDLDNVPVAVYNEDGGGAGRELISRVVGSPHFDLVAELDRDADIAPLIDRREALLVLHLGQRFSADLEQGRSVAVQAILDGRNSNTALIAVNYLRGIVMDYNRDRAGRTGIGSPPAVLDVRAWYNENLRSRWFIVPGIVGLLTLVVTLIVTALSVAREREQGTFDQLLVTPLRPVEILIGKAVPGIAIGVLEASFIILLAAYWFDVPLRGSIGALYLGLFLFLLSAVGIGLMISAICVTQQQAVLGAFLFLVPAVILSGFATPIANMPEAVQYLTYLDPLRYFLVVVRGVFLEGDGYALLQHQYWPMAIIGLVSLAMAGWLFRHRMY; encoded by the coding sequence ATGCACTGGACCCACAGCCTTCAAAGTATTCTCGCCCTGGCGGTCAAGGAGTTCCTCGCCCTTCTGCTGGACAAGCGCAGCCGAATCGTGCTGATCGGTCCGCCCATCGCGCAACTCCTCGTGTTCGGCTACGCAGCGACCTTCGACCTGGACAACGTGCCGGTAGCCGTCTACAACGAGGACGGCGGCGGCGCGGGTCGGGAACTGATCAGCCGCGTCGTCGGCTCGCCGCATTTCGACCTGGTCGCCGAACTGGACCGGGACGCGGACATCGCGCCCCTGATCGATCGCCGCGAGGCGTTGCTGGTGCTGCATCTCGGTCAGCGCTTCAGTGCCGATCTGGAACAGGGCCGAAGCGTCGCGGTGCAGGCCATCCTGGACGGTCGAAATTCCAACACCGCCCTGATCGCGGTGAATTACCTGCGTGGCATCGTCATGGATTACAACCGGGATCGCGCCGGGCGGACGGGTATCGGCAGCCCGCCCGCGGTGCTTGATGTGCGCGCCTGGTACAACGAGAACCTGCGCTCGCGCTGGTTCATCGTGCCCGGTATCGTGGGCCTGCTGACCCTGGTCGTGACATTGATCGTCACTGCCCTGTCGGTCGCGAGGGAACGGGAGCAGGGCACCTTCGACCAGCTGCTGGTCACCCCCCTGCGTCCGGTGGAGATCCTCATTGGAAAGGCCGTGCCCGGGATCGCGATCGGGGTGCTCGAGGCGAGTTTCATTATCCTGCTGGCGGCGTACTGGTTCGATGTGCCGTTGCGTGGCAGTATAGGAGCGCTGTATCTGGGACTGTTCCTCTTTCTGCTGTCGGCGGTAGGCATCGGGCTGATGATCTCCGCGATCTGTGTGACCCAGCAACAGGCGGTGCTCGGGGCCTTTCTGTTCCTGGTGCCGGCGGTGATCCTGTCCGGGTTCGCCACGCCCATCGCCAACATGCCCGAGGCGGTGCAATACCTCACCTACCTGGATCCCCTGCGCTACTTTCTCGTCGTCGTGCGCGGGGTGTTCCTGGAGGGCGATGGCTACGCCCTGCTGCAGCATCAGTACTGGCCCATGGCCATCATCGGCCTGGTCTCCCTGGCAATGGCGGGGTGGCTTTTCCGGCACCGGATGTACTAG
- a CDS encoding ABC transporter permease: protein MVRKESLQILRDPSSIAIAFVLPVVLLFLFGYGVSLDARGIPLGIVIEQADAATQSLAGSFEHSRYFIPRYYRQIQAAETALARRDIDGIVWLRNNFARRLFTGDEAPIAVRLNGVDSNQANLTQGYIQGVWQGWLTRYARARGKPLGMPVEIEHRVWFNQAVTSRLFLVPGLIAIIMTLIGSLLTAMVIAREWERGTMEAMMVTPLRTGELLAGKLIPYFVLGMGGMLFTVALAVWQFDVPLRGSFWVLALSGAVFMLVSLAVGLLISIVSKNQFVAGQIAIVVTFLPAFILSGFIFDIGSMPAPIQVLTHVVPARYFVTILQTLFLAGDVWPILWRNIAALFVLLVIFGALVSKKTHQRLD, encoded by the coding sequence ATGGTGCGCAAGGAGAGCCTGCAGATCCTGCGCGACCCCTCCAGCATCGCCATCGCCTTCGTGCTGCCGGTGGTGTTGCTGTTCCTGTTCGGTTACGGGGTCTCGCTGGACGCGCGGGGCATTCCCCTCGGGATTGTGATCGAGCAGGCGGATGCGGCGACCCAGTCACTGGCCGGGTCCTTCGAGCATTCCAGGTACTTCATCCCCCGCTATTACCGCCAAATCCAGGCGGCCGAGACGGCCCTGGCGCGACGTGACATCGACGGCATCGTCTGGCTGCGAAACAACTTTGCCCGCCGTCTGTTCACCGGAGACGAGGCCCCCATCGCGGTACGGCTGAACGGGGTGGATTCCAATCAGGCCAATCTCACCCAGGGCTACATCCAGGGGGTCTGGCAGGGCTGGCTGACGCGCTACGCACGGGCCCGGGGCAAGCCCCTCGGCATGCCGGTGGAGATCGAGCACCGGGTCTGGTTCAACCAGGCTGTCACCAGCCGGTTGTTCCTGGTACCGGGACTGATCGCCATCATCATGACCCTGATCGGTTCCCTGCTCACCGCCATGGTAATCGCCCGCGAATGGGAACGCGGCACCATGGAGGCGATGATGGTCACCCCCTTGCGCACCGGCGAGTTACTCGCAGGCAAGCTGATCCCGTATTTCGTGCTCGGCATGGGCGGCATGCTGTTCACCGTCGCCCTGGCCGTCTGGCAGTTCGACGTGCCGTTGAGGGGCTCGTTCTGGGTGCTGGCGCTCAGCGGCGCTGTCTTTATGCTGGTGAGCCTGGCGGTGGGGCTACTGATCTCCATCGTTTCCAAAAACCAGTTCGTCGCGGGACAGATCGCCATCGTCGTCACCTTCCTGCCCGCGTTCATCCTGTCGGGTTTCATCTTCGATATCGGTTCCATGCCGGCGCCGATCCAGGTGCTGACCCACGTCGTGCCGGCCCGTTATTTCGTCACCATCCTTCAGACCCTGTTCCTGGCCGGTGACGTCTGGCCCATCCTGTGGCGGAACATCGCGGCGCTTTTCGTCCTGCTGGTTATCTTCGGCGCGCTGGTGAGCAAGAAGACGCACCAGCGCCTGGACTGA